One window of Xanthomonas sp. 10-10 genomic DNA carries:
- a CDS encoding efflux RND transporter permease subunit, whose translation MNISAPFIKRPIGTSLLAIGLFVIGLMCYLRLGVAALPNIQIPVIFVHATQSGADASTMASTVTAPLERHLGQLPGIDRMRSSSSESSSLVVLVFQSNRNIDSAAQDIQTAINASQSDLPSGLGTPIYSKANPNDDPVIAIALTSDTQSADELYNVADSLLAQRLRQITGISSVDIAGASTPAVRVDVDLRALNALGLTPDDLRNAVRAANVTSPTGFLSDGNTTMAIIANDSVAKAADFAQLAISTQSNGRIVRLGDVATVYDGQQDAYQAAWFDGKPAVVMYAFTRAGANIVETVDQVKAQIPELRAYLQPGTTLTPYFDRTPTIRASLHEVQATLMISLAMVVLTMALFLRRLAPTLIAAVTVPLSLAGSALVMYVLGFTLNNLSLLALVIAIGFVVDDAIVVIENVMRHLDEGMPRLEAALTGAREIGFTIVSITASLVAVFIPMLFASGMVGAFFREFTVTLVAAIVVSMLVSLTLTPALCSRFLSAHSEPEKPGRFGAWLDRMHERMLAVYTVALDFSLRHALLLSLTPLLLIAATVFLGGAVKKGSFPAQDTGLIWGRANSSATVSFADMVSRQRRITDMLMADPAVKTVGARLGSGRQGSSASFNIELKKRDEGRRDTTAQVVARLSAKADRYPDLDLRLRAIQDLPSDGGGGTSQGAQYRVSLQGNDLAQLQEWLPKLQAALKKNPRLRDVGTDVDTAGLRQNIVIDRAKAARLGITVGAIDGALYGAFGQRSISTIYSDLNQYSVVVNALPSQTATPKALDQIFVPNRAGQMVPITAVATQTPGLAPPQIIHENQYTTMDLSYNLAPGVSTGEADLIIKSTVEGLRMPDGIRLSGDDSFNVQLSPNSMGVLLLAAVLTVYIVLGMLYESLIHPVTILSTLPAAGVGALLALFLTNTELSVISMIALVLLIGIVKKNAIMMIDFALVAQRVHGMDARAAAREASIVRFRPIMMTTMVAILAAVPLAVGLGEGSELRRPLGIAMIGGLVFSQSLTLLSTPALYVIFSCLSERWKARRARARARRAERAAARRPAASAH comes from the coding sequence ATGAACATCTCCGCGCCCTTCATCAAGCGCCCGATCGGCACTTCGCTGCTGGCGATCGGTCTGTTCGTGATCGGATTGATGTGCTATCTGCGGCTGGGCGTGGCGGCGTTGCCGAACATCCAGATCCCGGTGATCTTCGTGCACGCCACGCAGTCCGGCGCCGATGCCAGCACCATGGCCTCCACCGTCACCGCGCCGCTGGAACGGCATCTGGGCCAGCTGCCCGGCATCGACCGCATGCGCTCGTCCAGCTCGGAGAGCAGCAGTCTGGTGGTGCTGGTGTTCCAGAGCAATCGCAACATCGATTCGGCCGCACAGGACATCCAGACCGCGATCAATGCCTCGCAATCGGACCTGCCCTCCGGGCTCGGCACGCCGATCTACTCCAAGGCTAATCCGAACGACGACCCGGTCATCGCCATCGCGCTGACCTCGGACACGCAATCGGCCGATGAGCTCTACAACGTGGCCGACTCGCTGCTGGCGCAGCGCCTGCGCCAGATCACCGGTATCAGCTCGGTGGACATCGCCGGCGCTTCCACGCCGGCGGTACGCGTGGACGTGGACCTGCGCGCGCTCAATGCATTGGGCCTGACCCCGGACGATCTGCGCAACGCGGTGCGCGCGGCCAACGTGACCTCGCCGACCGGCTTCCTGTCCGACGGCAACACCACCATGGCCATCATCGCCAACGATTCGGTGGCCAAGGCGGCGGATTTTGCGCAGCTGGCGATCTCCACCCAATCCAACGGACGCATCGTGCGGCTGGGCGATGTGGCCACCGTCTACGACGGCCAGCAGGATGCGTATCAAGCGGCCTGGTTCGATGGCAAACCCGCAGTGGTGATGTATGCCTTCACCCGCGCCGGCGCCAACATCGTCGAAACCGTGGACCAGGTGAAGGCGCAGATTCCCGAGCTGCGCGCCTACCTGCAACCCGGCACCACGCTCACGCCCTACTTCGACCGCACCCCCACCATTCGCGCCTCGCTGCACGAGGTGCAGGCCACGCTGATGATCAGCCTGGCGATGGTGGTGCTGACCATGGCGCTGTTCCTGCGTCGCCTGGCACCCACGCTGATCGCCGCGGTCACCGTGCCGCTGTCGCTGGCCGGCTCGGCGCTGGTGATGTACGTGCTGGGCTTCACCTTGAACAACCTGAGCCTGCTGGCGCTGGTGATCGCGATTGGTTTTGTGGTCGACGATGCGATCGTGGTGATCGAGAACGTCATGCGGCATCTGGACGAAGGCATGCCGCGGCTGGAAGCCGCCCTGACCGGTGCGCGCGAGATCGGCTTCACCATCGTGTCGATCACCGCTTCGCTGGTGGCGGTGTTCATTCCGATGCTGTTCGCCAGCGGCATGGTCGGCGCGTTTTTCCGCGAGTTCACCGTGACCCTGGTGGCGGCGATCGTGGTCTCGATGCTGGTGTCGCTGACCTTGACGCCGGCGCTGTGCAGCCGCTTCCTGTCGGCGCATAGCGAGCCGGAAAAGCCCGGCCGTTTCGGTGCCTGGCTGGACCGCATGCACGAGCGCATGCTCGCCGTTTACACCGTGGCGCTGGACTTTTCGTTGCGCCACGCATTGCTGCTGTCGCTGACGCCCTTGCTATTGATCGCCGCCACCGTTTTCCTCGGCGGTGCAGTCAAGAAGGGCTCGTTCCCCGCGCAGGACACCGGCCTGATCTGGGGCCGCGCCAATTCCAGCGCCACGGTGTCGTTCGCCGACATGGTCAGCCGCCAGCGCCGCATCACCGACATGCTGATGGCCGACCCGGCGGTGAAGACCGTCGGCGCACGGCTGGGCTCCGGCCGCCAGGGCTCCAGCGCCTCGTTCAATATCGAATTGAAAAAGCGCGACGAAGGCCGCCGCGATACCACCGCGCAAGTGGTCGCACGCCTGAGTGCCAAGGCCGACCGCTACCCGGACCTTGACCTGCGCCTGCGCGCGATCCAGGACCTGCCCAGCGACGGCGGCGGCGGCACCAGCCAGGGCGCGCAGTATCGCGTGTCGCTGCAGGGAAACGACCTGGCGCAGCTGCAGGAATGGCTGCCCAAGCTGCAGGCCGCGCTGAAGAAGAACCCACGCCTGCGCGATGTCGGCACCGACGTGGATACCGCCGGCCTGCGCCAGAACATCGTGATCGACCGCGCCAAGGCCGCGCGCCTGGGAATCACGGTCGGTGCCATCGATGGCGCGCTGTATGGCGCCTTCGGCCAGCGCTCCATCTCCACCATCTATTCGGATCTCAACCAATACAGCGTGGTGGTCAATGCGCTGCCCTCGCAGACCGCCACGCCCAAGGCGCTGGACCAGATCTTCGTGCCCAACCGCGCCGGGCAGATGGTGCCGATCACCGCGGTCGCCACCCAGACCCCCGGCCTGGCGCCGCCGCAGATCATCCATGAAAACCAGTACACCACGATGGATCTGAGCTACAACCTCGCACCGGGCGTCAGCACCGGCGAGGCGGACCTGATCATCAAGTCCACCGTGGAGGGCTTGCGCATGCCCGACGGCATCCGTCTCAGCGGCGACGACAGCTTCAACGTGCAGCTCAGCCCCAACTCGATGGGCGTGTTGCTGCTGGCCGCGGTGCTCACCGTCTACATCGTGCTGGGCATGCTCTACGAGAGCCTGATCCACCCGGTGACCATCCTGTCCACGCTGCCGGCCGCCGGCGTCGGCGCGCTGCTGGCGTTGTTCCTGACCAACACCGAGTTGTCGGTGATCTCGATGATCGCGCTGGTGCTGCTGATCGGCATCGTCAAGAAGAACGCGATCATGATGATCGACTTCGCGCTGGTGGCGCAGCGCGTGCACGGCATGGATGCACGTGCGGCTGCGCGCGAGGCCTCGATCGTGCGCTTCCGCCCGATCATGATGACCACGATGGTGGCGATCCTGGCGGCGGTTCCGCTGGCGGTAGGCCTGGGCGAAGGCTCTGAGCTGCGCCGCCCGCTGGGTATCGCGATGATCGGCGGGCTGGTGTTCTCGCAGAGCCTGACCCTGCTCAGCACCCCCGCGCTGTATGTGATCTTCTCCTGCCTGAGCGAACGCTGGAAGGCGCGGCGCGCACGTGCGCGTGCACGCCGGGCAGAGCGCGCGGCGGCACGGCGCCCGGCGGCGTCGGCGCACTGA
- a CDS encoding VOC family protein, with protein MRDTVFVSSDHIRSLFAQAMSDMYRAEVPLYGDLMTLVAQVNAQTLEADPALAARLQRNDERARLDLERHGAIRVGTAAELATLGRLFAVMGMHPVGYYDLSVAGVPVHSTAFRPIDEAALSANPFRVFTSLLRLELIEDAALRAQAAQILEQRQIFTDAVVELIEHYERVGGLDAGQAQRFVAEALETFRWHGDATVSLPTYRALSDAHKLIADVVSFHGPHINHLTPRTLDIDAAQAQMQRAGIDAKAVIEGPPRRRVPILLRQTSFKALEEPVRFVGDGGQPEHGTHTARFGEIEQRGLALTPKGRALYDALLAQARDADGAGSTGTDYATRLQTAFVAFPDDEALLRQEGLGYFRYALTDAGRADPAQVAALPAETAIALGLLSADPIIYEDFLPVSAAGIFQSNLGGAEQRAYAAHSSKRSFEQALGAQVHDEFALYAQLERESLQALLV; from the coding sequence ATGCGCGATACCGTGTTTGTTTCTTCCGACCACATCCGCAGCCTGTTTGCGCAGGCGATGTCGGACATGTATCGCGCCGAGGTGCCGTTGTACGGCGACCTGATGACGCTGGTGGCGCAGGTCAATGCGCAGACGCTGGAAGCCGATCCGGCATTGGCAGCGCGGCTGCAGCGCAACGACGAGCGCGCACGACTGGATCTGGAGCGGCACGGCGCAATCCGGGTCGGCACGGCGGCGGAACTGGCCACCTTGGGGCGCCTGTTTGCGGTGATGGGCATGCACCCGGTGGGTTATTACGATCTCTCGGTGGCGGGGGTGCCGGTGCATTCCACCGCGTTCCGCCCGATCGACGAGGCAGCGCTGTCGGCCAATCCGTTCCGCGTGTTCACCTCGTTGCTGCGGCTGGAACTGATCGAGGATGCCGCGCTACGTGCGCAGGCTGCGCAGATCCTGGAGCAGCGGCAGATCTTCACCGATGCTGTCGTGGAGTTGATCGAACACTACGAGCGTGTCGGCGGGCTCGATGCCGGGCAGGCGCAGCGCTTCGTGGCCGAAGCGCTGGAAACCTTCCGCTGGCATGGCGATGCAACGGTGTCGCTGCCCACTTACCGCGCGCTGAGCGATGCGCACAAGTTGATCGCCGATGTGGTGAGCTTCCACGGCCCGCATATCAACCATCTGACCCCGCGCACGCTGGATATCGACGCGGCGCAGGCGCAGATGCAGCGCGCCGGCATCGATGCGAAGGCGGTGATCGAAGGGCCGCCGCGTCGGCGCGTGCCGATCCTGCTGCGCCAGACCAGTTTCAAGGCGCTGGAAGAGCCGGTGCGCTTTGTCGGCGACGGCGGGCAGCCCGAACACGGCACGCATACCGCGCGCTTCGGCGAGATCGAACAGCGCGGGCTCGCACTGACGCCCAAGGGCCGCGCGCTGTACGACGCACTGCTGGCGCAGGCGCGCGACGCCGATGGCGCCGGCAGCACCGGCACCGATTACGCCACGCGGCTGCAGACCGCGTTCGTGGCCTTTCCAGACGACGAGGCGCTGCTGCGTCAGGAAGGGCTGGGCTACTTCCGCTATGCGTTGACCGATGCCGGCCGCGCCGATCCGGCGCAGGTGGCCGCACTGCCTGCAGAAACGGCGATCGCGCTCGGCCTGCTCAGTGCCGATCCGATCATCTACGAAGACTTCCTGCCGGTCAGCGCAGCCGGCATCTTCCAGTCCAACCTCGGCGGCGCCGAGCAACGCGCCTACGCCGCACATTCGAGCAAGCGCAGTTTCGAGCAGGCGTTGGGCGCACAGGTGCACGACGAGTTCGCGTTGTATGCGCAGCTGGAGCGGGAGTCGCTGCAGGCGTTGCTGGTGTAG
- a CDS encoding HAD family hydrolase translates to MTALTQRDGQAIQLVGFDGDDTLWKSEDYYRSAEADFEAILAGYLDLGDSRMQRHLLAVERRNLKVFGYGAKGMTLSMIETAIELTDARIDARDIQRIVEIGRATLQHPVEVIAGVREAVSAIAADYAVVLITKGDLFHQEQKIAQSGLTDLFPRVEVVSEKDPDTYARVLGEFDLPAQRFVMIGNSLRSDVEPVLAIGGWGIHTPYAVTWAHEQDHGVAADEPRMREVSDAAGWPAAVHALDALARHRQA, encoded by the coding sequence ATGACAGCTCTGACACAGCGCGACGGCCAGGCGATCCAACTGGTTGGCTTCGATGGCGACGATACCCTCTGGAAAAGCGAGGACTATTACCGCAGCGCCGAAGCGGATTTCGAAGCGATCCTGGCCGGTTATCTGGACCTGGGCGACAGCCGCATGCAGCGGCATCTGCTGGCGGTGGAACGACGCAACCTCAAGGTGTTCGGCTACGGCGCCAAGGGCATGACGTTATCGATGATCGAGACAGCCATCGAACTGACCGACGCCCGCATCGACGCCCGCGACATCCAGCGCATCGTCGAGATTGGGCGGGCCACGCTGCAACATCCGGTGGAAGTGATTGCCGGAGTGCGTGAGGCCGTCAGCGCCATCGCCGCCGACTATGCGGTGGTGTTGATCACCAAGGGCGATCTGTTCCATCAGGAGCAGAAGATCGCCCAGTCCGGCCTGACCGACCTGTTCCCGCGGGTCGAGGTGGTGTCCGAGAAAGATCCCGATACCTACGCGCGCGTACTCGGCGAATTCGACCTGCCGGCGCAGCGCTTCGTCATGATCGGCAACTCGTTGCGCTCGGACGTGGAGCCGGTGCTGGCGATCGGCGGCTGGGGCATCCATACCCCCTACGCGGTGACCTGGGCGCACGAACAGGACCACGGTGTCGCCGCCGACGAACCGCGCATGCGCGAAGTGTCCGATGCCGCAGGCTGGCCGGCCGCCGTGCATGCGCTGGATGCACTGGCCAGGCACAGACAGGCCTGA
- a CDS encoding EF-hand domain-containing protein, giving the protein MVQLCIILLAGLSGPLLAFAAPPELPPASTQQPLAPPGSSAPAMSPLPIEPPPPATTPLLPTDPAGPVRPRSGADSSVAAPAGTLVPRSFRSLDSDADGSLTREEAGADPILRENFADFDGNGDGRLSRDEFASYQPGPGDAAGD; this is encoded by the coding sequence ATGGTGCAACTGTGCATTATCTTACTGGCGGGTCTATCTGGCCCACTGCTGGCGTTTGCCGCGCCCCCGGAGTTGCCGCCGGCGTCTACGCAGCAACCGCTTGCGCCGCCTGGCTCCAGTGCCCCGGCGATGTCGCCTCTGCCGATCGAGCCGCCACCACCTGCAACGACGCCACTGCTTCCCACCGATCCCGCCGGCCCGGTCCGCCCCAGGAGCGGCGCCGACTCCTCGGTGGCCGCGCCGGCCGGGACGCTGGTACCGCGCAGCTTCCGCAGTCTGGATAGCGATGCAGACGGCTCGCTGACGCGGGAAGAAGCCGGAGCCGACCCGATCCTGCGCGAGAACTTCGCCGACTTCGACGGCAACGGCGATGGGCGCCTGTCGCGCGACGAATTCGCCAGCTACCAGCCCGGCCCGGGCGACGCTGCGGGCGACTGA
- a CDS encoding EF-hand domain-containing protein yields MKNRNRTSLLAATAALAAALALPAMAQSTSQDAAAQSGSSATGAQSGSSSSSGGGQTWASVDTDSDGAISKPEAQVNAGLAQIFDQADGDHDGKLTPDEYKAFVATQQSGGGASGSQGN; encoded by the coding sequence ATGAAGAATCGCAACCGCACCTCGCTGCTTGCCGCCACCGCCGCTCTTGCCGCCGCTCTTGCGCTGCCGGCCATGGCGCAAAGCACCTCCCAGGATGCTGCAGCGCAGTCGGGAAGTTCGGCCACCGGTGCCCAGAGCGGTAGCTCCAGTTCCAGTGGCGGCGGGCAGACCTGGGCCAGTGTCGATACCGATAGTGACGGCGCAATCAGCAAGCCCGAAGCCCAGGTCAACGCCGGGCTGGCGCAGATCTTCGACCAGGCCGACGGCGATCACGACGGCAAGCTGACCCCGGATGAGTACAAAGCCTTTGTCGCCACCCAGCAGAGCGGCGGCGGTGCCAGCGGCTCGCAGGGGAACTGA
- a CDS encoding CPXCG motif-containing cysteine-rich protein, whose translation MSDPERFLDIACPYCGEWITLTLDLTGGDQQYIEDCQVCCKPISVSVQWDEDGEAQVTARGQDD comes from the coding sequence ATGTCCGACCCGGAACGCTTTTTGGATATCGCCTGCCCGTACTGCGGGGAGTGGATCACGCTGACGCTGGATCTCACCGGTGGCGATCAGCAGTACATCGAAGATTGCCAGGTGTGCTGCAAGCCGATCTCGGTCAGCGTGCAATGGGACGAGGATGGCGAGGCGCAGGTGACCGCGCGCGGTCAGGACGATTGA
- a CDS encoding M15 family metallopeptidase yields MASTCFVATAAPVISPATTAADVGLIDVGTLAPEIAVDMRYAGSNNFTGRVVPGYLASRCYLLRPAAEALTRVARTLNAAGYRLQVFDCYRPVRAVHAFVAWAADLQDQVTKPQYYPRVDKQALLGDYIAETSGHSRGATLDLGLLDCRHGACRAVDMGTDFDFFDPRAHTDAADLSGAQRANRQHLLRAMAAEGFANYPMEWWHFTFRPEPTPQTAYDVPVE; encoded by the coding sequence TTGGCAAGCACATGCTTTGTTGCCACCGCAGCGCCGGTCATTTCGCCGGCGACCACTGCTGCCGACGTGGGTCTGATCGACGTGGGCACGCTCGCGCCGGAGATCGCCGTCGACATGCGCTATGCAGGCAGCAATAACTTCACCGGGCGCGTGGTGCCCGGGTATCTCGCATCACGGTGTTATCTGTTGCGGCCGGCAGCCGAGGCATTGACACGGGTGGCGCGTACGCTCAACGCAGCAGGCTATCGCCTGCAGGTGTTCGATTGTTACCGGCCGGTGCGGGCGGTGCATGCATTTGTGGCGTGGGCGGCGGACCTGCAGGATCAGGTGACCAAGCCGCAGTACTACCCGCGTGTGGACAAGCAGGCATTGTTGGGCGACTACATCGCCGAGACCTCGGGACATAGCCGCGGCGCCACCCTGGACCTGGGATTGCTGGATTGCCGTCACGGTGCATGCCGCGCGGTTGATATGGGTACCGACTTCGATTTCTTCGATCCGCGTGCGCATACCGATGCAGCCGATCTCAGCGGTGCGCAGCGTGCGAATCGTCAGCACCTGTTGCGCGCCATGGCGGCCGAAGGCTTTGCCAACTACCCGATGGAGTGGTGGCATTTCACCTTCCGCCCCGAGCCCACACCACAGACCGCCTACGATGTGCCGGTGGAGTGA
- a CDS encoding peptidoglycan-binding domain-containing protein, giving the protein MSGKDWELGQTSKHYETGGRGASTVSSGIDDPGGVSYGSYQMTSQVKTKEGAVIVGGTVAAFVKSSKYADDFAGLTPGSADFSAKWKELAKSDTSFAQEQHDYIKRTHYDKLVDRLEGKGLDLTSRGPAVQDALWSTAVQYGPGSDKRPGGSGVFLKGLEEKFGKGYDVSKLSDKEIVSAVQDYKAAHVKELFPRVEKQKTLDSLKNRAENEKADLVKLADLDKTVTQSEATPSSRDKAPADKAPSDLHAQDGGILKRHEHGPAVKELQDKLASLGYMEGKDAIGTYGPKTEAAVEKYQRDSGLKSVDGKAGSETLASINGAMQRQQGVDQLRRADPLFDQAVTQLEKHGPNGGFKNRDEMQRAAGQVAFEAKVSGMSRIDDLVASTDGKGLIAVQRNPNNPLDVNRAYVDRHQAATVPLEQSQQQLASETQRQSQDEQRTQAATQAAPSR; this is encoded by the coding sequence ATGAGCGGCAAGGATTGGGAATTAGGGCAAACTTCGAAGCACTATGAAACAGGCGGCCGGGGCGCGAGTACCGTGTCGTCAGGTATCGACGATCCTGGTGGCGTCTCATACGGTTCGTATCAGATGACCTCTCAGGTCAAGACCAAGGAAGGGGCGGTGATCGTTGGCGGAACCGTTGCGGCCTTTGTGAAGAGCAGTAAGTATGCAGACGATTTCGCCGGGCTGACCCCCGGCTCTGCCGACTTCAGTGCCAAGTGGAAAGAATTGGCAAAGAGCGACACATCTTTCGCACAAGAGCAGCACGATTACATCAAGCGCACCCATTACGACAAGCTTGTAGACCGACTGGAAGGCAAGGGGCTGGATTTGACGAGTCGCGGTCCGGCTGTACAGGACGCGCTGTGGAGCACCGCCGTCCAGTATGGTCCCGGCAGCGATAAGCGGCCGGGCGGGTCTGGCGTCTTCCTTAAAGGACTCGAAGAAAAATTCGGTAAGGGCTACGACGTTTCCAAGCTTTCGGACAAGGAGATTGTCAGTGCCGTCCAGGACTACAAGGCGGCGCACGTCAAGGAACTCTTCCCGCGTGTGGAAAAGCAGAAGACGCTGGATTCATTGAAAAACCGCGCAGAAAACGAAAAGGCGGATTTGGTCAAGTTGGCTGACCTGGACAAGACGGTGACGCAGTCAGAGGCTACACCGTCCAGTCGGGATAAAGCGCCAGCCGATAAGGCTCCGTCCGATTTGCATGCCCAAGATGGCGGGATATTGAAGCGGCATGAGCACGGTCCAGCGGTGAAAGAACTTCAAGACAAGCTTGCGTCGCTTGGCTATATGGAAGGCAAGGACGCCATTGGTACCTATGGGCCCAAGACAGAGGCCGCAGTCGAGAAGTACCAGAGGGATAGCGGATTGAAAAGTGTCGATGGCAAAGCCGGTTCAGAGACGCTTGCATCGATCAATGGAGCAATGCAACGTCAACAAGGCGTCGATCAGCTTCGCCGTGCCGATCCGTTGTTTGACCAGGCGGTGACCCAGCTGGAGAAGCACGGCCCCAACGGTGGCTTCAAGAATCGCGATGAGATGCAGCGTGCGGCCGGCCAGGTGGCGTTCGAAGCCAAGGTCAGCGGCATGTCGCGAATCGATGACCTGGTGGCAAGCACCGACGGCAAGGGTCTGATTGCGGTACAGCGCAATCCGAACAATCCCCTGGACGTCAATCGTGCATACGTGGACAGGCATCAGGCCGCAACCGTGCCGCTGGAGCAAAGCCAGCAGCAACTGGCGTCCGAGACGCAGCGGCAAAGTCAGGATGAGCAGCGGACCCAGGCGGCAACGCAAGCTGCCCCGTCGCGGTAA
- a CDS encoding lysozyme inhibitor LprI family protein: MPALKTLPLLCVMTICVLTAACGGQSQSADQSLDSAAATSTDASETSADGMESRATSKQPTSSSSAGQAQKSTPSPSTGDSPVLRPSYDDCITAAAGATPAMQDCIAAEHAYQDEKLNKVYKALIERLGDEDKSKLRDQQRQWIADRDEKCFYDPDSGQAGIVDAAQCRLEMTAERAAQLESR, encoded by the coding sequence ATGCCAGCTCTCAAAACTCTGCCTCTTTTGTGTGTGATGACGATTTGCGTGCTGACCGCTGCCTGTGGCGGGCAATCGCAGTCGGCCGATCAATCCCTCGACTCCGCTGCCGCGACCTCCACTGATGCGTCGGAGACCTCAGCGGACGGCATGGAGTCCAGGGCTACCTCAAAACAACCAACATCCAGCTCGTCCGCTGGCCAAGCTCAGAAGTCCACACCTTCACCATCAACAGGAGATTCCCCCGTGCTACGCCCTTCTTATGATGACTGTATTACTGCTGCTGCAGGTGCGACTCCCGCAATGCAGGACTGTATTGCGGCCGAACATGCGTACCAGGATGAAAAACTCAACAAGGTCTATAAGGCCTTGATCGAGCGGCTTGGTGATGAGGACAAGAGCAAGCTGCGCGACCAGCAGCGTCAGTGGATCGCAGATCGCGACGAGAAATGTTTCTACGATCCTGATAGCGGACAGGCGGGCATCGTGGATGCGGCGCAGTGCCGCCTCGAAATGACAGCGGAACGGGCTGCGCAGCTGGAGTCGCGCTGA
- a CDS encoding N-acetylmuramoyl-L-alanine amidase encodes MPPTPHPCSLAWLRAMVCMAALSLGACAHAPQRNPLAQWVPSPNYDARRPILIVLHFTDQHSVQQSLSTLRGRNSGGRVSAHYLIGEDGQRYQLVSDAQRAWHGGAGRWGTITDINSASIGIELDNDGNEPFAPAQIDSLLVLLEDLCMRLRIPRTQIVGHEDVAPARKNDPGPLFPWKRLADAGFGRWPASDTLPAPADFDPWQALALLGYSLDDPAATLQAFHHHYRGNSATTLDAEDLRILHALTRPTNSPAVPLTPGALRAK; translated from the coding sequence ATGCCGCCTACTCCCCATCCGTGTTCATTGGCCTGGCTGCGGGCCATGGTCTGCATGGCCGCGCTGTCGCTGGGTGCCTGCGCGCACGCGCCGCAACGCAACCCGCTTGCGCAGTGGGTGCCGTCGCCCAATTACGACGCGCGACGGCCGATCCTGATCGTGCTGCACTTCACCGACCAGCACTCGGTGCAGCAGAGCCTGAGCACGTTGCGTGGGCGCAACAGCGGCGGCCGCGTCAGTGCGCATTACCTGATCGGCGAGGATGGGCAGCGCTACCAGTTGGTCAGCGACGCGCAGCGCGCCTGGCATGGCGGTGCCGGCCGCTGGGGCACCATCACCGACATCAATTCAGCCTCGATCGGCATTGAACTGGACAACGACGGCAACGAACCGTTCGCGCCAGCGCAGATCGACAGTCTGCTGGTATTGCTGGAAGACCTGTGCATGCGTTTGCGCATCCCGCGCACCCAGATCGTCGGTCATGAGGACGTCGCTCCTGCACGCAAGAACGACCCGGGGCCGCTATTCCCGTGGAAACGCCTGGCCGATGCTGGCTTCGGCCGCTGGCCCGCATCCGATACGCTACCCGCACCGGCGGATTTCGATCCCTGGCAGGCGCTGGCCCTGCTGGGCTACAGCCTCGACGACCCCGCCGCCACGCTGCAGGCCTTCCATCACCACTATCGCGGCAACAGCGCCACTACGCTGGATGCCGAGGATCTGCGGATATTGCATGCGTTGACGCGACCAACGAATTCGCCGGCTGTGCCGCTTACTCCCGGCGCGCTCCGAGCCAAGTGA